A section of the Cottoperca gobio chromosome 17, fCotGob3.1, whole genome shotgun sequence genome encodes:
- the LOC115021925 gene encoding cysteine-rich secretory protein LCCL domain-containing 1-like: protein MKRSIPCSGLVGAASLFLCLTQTVLAMVLTNSTQLESILDKYRDKDEEWWKARSRGKRAISEGDMHLILDLHNKLRGQVHPPASNMEYMIWDYELERSAEHWAHTCRWEHGPSHMLTQIGQNLGAHWGRDRPPTYHVQAWYDEVRHYSYPYAQECNPHCPLRCSGPVCTHYTQLVWATSNRIGCAINVCYNMNVWGMIWAKAVYLVCNYSPPGNWWGHAPYKYGSPCSACPASYAGGCRDNLCYKDGGVDRRPAPEIEETNYIEPEPEPVRDMEPQPRAHTPDPSPNDNLERNQVVSTEQMCKEVDCETKLRDRCKGTTCNRYECPPGCLDSPGKVVGTGYYDMQSSVCGAGLHSGVIDNDGGWLDVTRLGRKQLFSKSDKNSIQSIGKNRSANSFKVESVPVKALTCDTTVAVFCPYKKPVRHCARLYCPRNCVRDSQARVIGTKYYSDKSSICRAAIHAGVIQNESGGYLDVMPVDKRKQYSSSYQNGISSESLLNPSGGKAFRVFAVI, encoded by the exons ATGAAGAGGTCTATTCCTTGCTCGGGCTTGGTTGGAGCAGCAAGCTTGTTCCTGTGTTTGACCCAGACCGTCCTGGCAATGGTCCTCACCAACTCCACACAACTCGAGTCCATCCTGGACAAGTACAGGGACAAGGATGAGGAATGGTGGAAGGCCAGGTCTAGAGGGAAAAGGGCCATCAGCGAGGGAGACATGCACCTTATCCTGGACTTGCACAACAAGCTGCGGGGTCAGGTCCACCCTCCTGCCTCCAACATGGAGTACATG ATATGGGATTATGAGTTAGAGAGGAGCGCAGAGCACTGGGCACATACCTGCCGATGGGAACATGGACCGAGCCACATGTTGACGCAAATAGGCCAAAACCTTGGAGCGCACTGGGGCAG GGACCGTCCCCCTACCTACCATGTGCAGGCCTGGTATGATGAGGTGAGGCACTACAGTTATCCCTACGCCCAGGAGTGTAACCCACACTGCCCACTCAGATGCTCAGGACCTGTTTGTACTCACTACACTCAG TTGGTGTGGGCGACTAGCAATCGTATCGGCTGTGCCATCAATGTGTGTTACAACATGAACGTGTGGGGAATGATCTGGGCTAAAGCGGTCTATCTGGTCTGCAACTACTCTCCACC AGGCAACTGGTGGGGTCATGCTCCGTACAAATATGGATCTCCCTGTTCTGCCTGTCCAGCTAGCTATGCTGGAGGCTGCAGGGACAATCTCTGCTACAAAG ATGGGGGTGTTGACAGGCGTCCAGCTCCTGAGATTGAGGAGACCAACTACATTGAACCTGAACCAGAACCAGTGAGAGACATGGAGCCCCAACCCAGGGCCCACACACCAGATCCCTCGCCCAACGACAACTTGGAGAGAAACCAGGTTGTCAGCACAGAGCAGATGTGTAAGG AGGTCGACTGTGAGACTAAACTGAGAGACCGGTGCAAGGGAACGACCTGTAACAG ATATGAGTGTCCACCAGGCTGCCTCGACAGCCCTGGAAAAGTAGTTGGGACTGGATATTATGACATG caatccagtgtgtgtggagctggGTTACACTCTGGTGTTATAGACAATGATGGAGGATGGCTGGATGTGACCAGACTGGGCAGAAAACAGCTATTCAGCAAGTCAGACAAGAATAGTATTCAATCAATTGG GAAAAACAGAAGTGCAAATTCCTTCAAAGTTGAGTCGGTTCCTG tCAAGGCACTAACATGTGACACCACCGTTGCAGTTTTCTGCCCTTACAAGAAACCTGTACGACACTGTGCCAG GTTGTATTGTCCCAGGAACTGTGTGCGTGACAGTCAAGCCCGAGTCATCGGGACAAAATACTACTCAGAT aaATCCAGTATCTGCCGAGCAGCCATTCATGCTGGAGTTATCCAGAATGAGTCAGGGGGGTACCTCGATGTGATGCCTGTGGACAAAAGGAAGCAGTACAGTAGCAGTTACCAGAATGGCATCTCCTCAGAGAG CTTACTGAACCCGTCAGGTGGAAAAGCCTTCAGAGTGTTTGCAGTCATCTGA